Part of the Pseudomonas sp. P8_241 genome is shown below.
TGGTACGGTCGTCGGCCTGCTCCCCGGCCTGGGTCCGATCAACGGCGTGGCATTGCTGATCCCGATCGCCTTCGCGTTGGGTCTGCCACCGGAGTCGGCTTTGATCCTTTTGGCCGCGGTTTACCTGGGTTGCGAATATGGCGGCCGGATCAGTTCGATTCTGCTGAACATCCCGGGCGAAGCGTCCACCGTGATGACCACCCTCGACGGCTACCCGATGGCCCGCCAGGGTCTGGCCGGAGTCGCGTTGTCGCTGTCGGCGTGGAGTTCGTTCATCGGTGCCTTCATTGCGACCTGCGGGATGGTGGTGTTCGCGCCGATGCTGGCGAAGTGGGCGATTGCCTTTGGTCCCGCGGAATACTTCGTACTGATGGTATTTGCGATTGTCTGTCTGGGCGGTATGGCGGGTGACCGGCCACTCAAGACGTTTATCGCGGCACTGATCGGGCTGTTCCTGTCGACCGTCGGCATTGATGCCAACAGCGGTGTGTACCGGTTCACCGGGGACAACATCCACCTCACCGACGGTATCCAGTTCGTGGTGCTGGTGCTGGGCTTGTTCTCCATCAGCGAAATCCTCCTGCTGCTGGAAAAAACCCACCGTGGTCAGGAAGCGTTCCAGGCCACCGGCCGAATGTTGTTCAACTTCAAGGAAGCGGCTTCGGTGTTCTGGGTGAACATGCGTTGCGGTGTGCTCGGGTTCATCATGGGTGTGCTGCCAGGTGCTGGCGCAACGTTGGCCAGCGCCGTGGCCTACATGACCGAGAAACGCATCGCTGGCCCAAGCGGAAAATTCGGACAAGGCGACAAACGCGGCCTGGCCGCCCCCGAAACCGCCATTGGTGCAGAGGCTTGCGGTGCACTGGTTCCGATGTTGACCCTTGGCGTTCCAGGCTCTGGCACCACGGCAGTGATGATCGGCGCGCTGTCGCTCTACAACATCACACCCGGCCCGCTGCTGTTTCAACAGCAGCCGGACATCGTCTGGGGCCTGATCGCATCGTTGTTCATCGCCAACATCATGCTGGTGATCCTGAACATCCCGATGATCCGTATCTTTACCAAAATCCTCGCCGTACCTAACTGGGCGTTGGTGCCGATGATCGCGATCATCACTGCCATCGGTGTGTACGCGGTGCATGCCACCACCTTCGACCTGTTCCTGATGATCGGCATCGGCATCTTCGGCTACATCCTGCGCAAGCTGGACTTCCCGTTATCGCCGGTGCTGCTGGGTTTCATCCTCGGGGGGTTGATGGAGCAGAACCTGCGTCGAGCGCTGTCGATTTCCAACGGTTCGCTGGACATTCTCTGGTCGAGCGGCATCACCGTCGGCGTCTGGGGGTTGATCGCGGTCATGTTGCTGGTGCCGATTGTGCGCATCTGGCGTAAACGTTCAGTTGCGCGGCGCGTTATTGCCGATGTCTGATCGAACACCTTTCAAAGCCTGGTGGGGAACCCCGCTGGTCGGCCTGCTCGGCGGTTACCTCGCCAGCCAGGTCGGCTGGCCTTTGCCGTGGATGGTCGGCTCGTTGCTGGCCATCATCCTCGTGCGCTGCCTGACACCCTGGCAATTGGCCGAAATCCCTGGTGGGCGCAAGTGCGGCCAGTGGATCGTCGGAATCGGTATCGGCTTGCACTTCACTCCTGTGGTGATGGAGCAGGTCCTCAGTCATTTCGGCTTGATTTTCTTCGGTGCGCTGGTCACCAGCCTGTCGGCGGTGGTCGGCGTATGGCTGATGCGGCGCACTGGCGAAGATCGCGCCACTGCGTTCTTTTCCAGCATGCCCGGTGGTTCCGGCGAGATGGTCAACCTCGGCGCACGTAACGGCGCGGTGCTCAGTCGGGTAGCGGCTGGCCAGAGTCTGCGCGTGTTGGTGGTGGTGCTGTGTGTTCCCGCGGCGTTCAAATATCTGCTGGGCGACGGCGCGTCGATTTCACACGCTGGCAGCATCGACTGGCGCTGGCTGGCGGTTTTGTTTCCCACAGGGGCACTGGCTGCCTGGATATGGGAGCGTCTGCGTCAACCCAACCCGTGGCTGTTCGGCCCCTTGCTAGTGAGTGCGGCAGTGAGTATCGGTTGGGACTTGCACATTGGCTTGCCTGACGGCGGCAGCCAGATCGGCCAATGGTTGATCGGCAGCGGGCTGGGCTGTCACTTCAACCGCCAGTTTTTCCGGCGTGCGCCTTCGTTCATGGGGCGGACATTGATTGGCACGGTACTGACCATGCTGATCGCCACGGTGGCGGCAATGGGCTTGAGTGCGCTGACCCATCTTGATCTGCGTTCGTTGACCTTGGGCATGATGCCCGGCGGGATTGCCGAAATGAGCCTGACGGCGCAGACCCTGCAATTGTCGGTGCCGCTGGTGACGGCGATGCAGGTGATGCGGCTGTTGTTTGTGTTGTTTCTGGCAGAGCCGTTGTTCAAGTATTGGAACCGCAATCCAGAGTAAAGACAGTGTTGAATTCATCGCCAGCTGGCTGGCTCCCACAGGTTTGTAAACACCGCAAAACCAATGTGGGAGCCAGCCTTCTGCGGGCGCCGCTCCGACGATGCTTTTCAAACCGGCGGCAAGCGCCACTCGATCGGCGTCTCGCCATTCTGCTCGAGAAATTTGTTGGTGCGGCTGAAGTGCCCGCAACCGAGAAAGCCGCGATAAGCCGACAGCGGTGACGGGTGCACCGACGTCAGCACCAGATGCTTGGTCGCATCGATCAGCTTCTGCTTGCTCTGCGCATGGGCACCCCACAGCATGAACACCAGGTGCGGCTGCTGCTGGCTGACCACTTCAATGATCCGGTCGGTGAAAAACTGCCAGCCCTTGTCCTTGTGCGCGTTGGCATTGGCCCGCTCGACGGTCATGGTGGTGTTGATCATCAGTACGCCCTGATCCGCCCAACTTTGCAGGTAGCCATGGTTGGGGATGTCGATG
Proteins encoded:
- the ung gene encoding uracil-DNA glycosylase, whose amino-acid sequence is MTADDRIKLEPSWKEALRAEFDQPYMTELRNFLQQERAAGKEIYPPGPMIFNALNSTPLDKVKVVILGQDPYHGPGQAHGLCFSVQPGVPAPPSLVNIYKELKRDLNIDIPNHGYLQSWADQGVLMINTTMTVERANANAHKDKGWQFFTDRIIEVVSQQQPHLVFMLWGAHAQSKQKLIDATKHLVLTSVHPSPLSAYRGFLGCGHFSRTNKFLEQNGETPIEWRLPPV
- a CDS encoding AbrB family transcriptional regulator, which produces MSDRTPFKAWWGTPLVGLLGGYLASQVGWPLPWMVGSLLAIILVRCLTPWQLAEIPGGRKCGQWIVGIGIGLHFTPVVMEQVLSHFGLIFFGALVTSLSAVVGVWLMRRTGEDRATAFFSSMPGGSGEMVNLGARNGAVLSRVAAGQSLRVLVVVLCVPAAFKYLLGDGASISHAGSIDWRWLAVLFPTGALAAWIWERLRQPNPWLFGPLLVSAAVSIGWDLHIGLPDGGSQIGQWLIGSGLGCHFNRQFFRRAPSFMGRTLIGTVLTMLIATVAAMGLSALTHLDLRSLTLGMMPGGIAEMSLTAQTLQLSVPLVTAMQVMRLLFVLFLAEPLFKYWNRNPE
- a CDS encoding tripartite tricarboxylate transporter permease; this translates as MDTLGYLSHGFGVALTPYNLVTALSGTLIGTVVGLLPGLGPINGVALLIPIAFALGLPPESALILLAAVYLGCEYGGRISSILLNIPGEASTVMTTLDGYPMARQGLAGVALSLSAWSSFIGAFIATCGMVVFAPMLAKWAIAFGPAEYFVLMVFAIVCLGGMAGDRPLKTFIAALIGLFLSTVGIDANSGVYRFTGDNIHLTDGIQFVVLVLGLFSISEILLLLEKTHRGQEAFQATGRMLFNFKEAASVFWVNMRCGVLGFIMGVLPGAGATLASAVAYMTEKRIAGPSGKFGQGDKRGLAAPETAIGAEACGALVPMLTLGVPGSGTTAVMIGALSLYNITPGPLLFQQQPDIVWGLIASLFIANIMLVILNIPMIRIFTKILAVPNWALVPMIAIITAIGVYAVHATTFDLFLMIGIGIFGYILRKLDFPLSPVLLGFILGGLMEQNLRRALSISNGSLDILWSSGITVGVWGLIAVMLLVPIVRIWRKRSVARRVIADV